TGTAATTGCAATCTTCATTACACCATCACGTTGGTTAGCAAATAGATCATAAGCTTCTTCTATTTGATCTAATTTATAGTGATGCGTTACTAACGGTTTAAGATCGACACGACCCGATGCAACTACCTCCATCAAACGTCGCATACGCTCCTTACCCCCTGGGCAGAGACCACTTACAATATCGATATCACCTAACCCTGCAGCATAGGCATCTAAAGGTATTTTAAGATCGTTAGAATAAACACCTAAACTTGATAATCTACCACCTGGACGTAGTGATCTAAGACATGATTCAAAAGTACCTTGAGTACCTAATGCCTCAATGGCCACATCCACACCGCGGCCATCTGTTAACGCCATGATTTGTTGTACTGAATCACCTTTCTTAAAGTCAACTACATGACTTGCACCAAGCTTTTTAGCCACATCCATACGCGCGGCTACAGTATCCACACCAATAATAGTAGTAGCACCTAATAATTTAGCACCCGCCACAGCACATAATCCAATAGGGCCTAATGCAAACACTACAACCGTATCACCAATTTTAACAGCACCACGCTCAGCACCTGAGAAACCAGTGGACATAATATCAGGACACATCAATACTTCTGTATCTGA
This portion of the Entomomonas sp. E2T0 genome encodes:
- a CDS encoding NAD(P)-dependent alcohol dehydrogenase, with product MPKMKAAVFVEKNRIVLEDKPIPEVGPLDALVRITTTTICGTDVHILKGEYPVARGLTIGHEPVGIIEKLGSQVTGFKEGQRVIAGAITPSGHSNACMCGCSSQDGPDTKHGFKHIGGWKFGNTIDGSQAEYILVNDAQANLCVIPDGLSDTEVLMCPDIMSTGFSGAERGAVKIGDTVVVFALGPIGLCAVAGAKLLGATTIIGVDTVAARMDVAKKLGASHVVDFKKGDSVQQIMALTDGRGVDVAIEALGTQGTFESCLRSLRPGGRLSSLGVYSNDLKIPLDAYAAGLGDIDIVSGLCPGGKERMRRLMEVVASGRVDLKPLVTHHYKLDQIEEAYDLFANQRDGVMKIAITP